A section of the Streptomyces xinghaiensis S187 genome encodes:
- a CDS encoding ribonucleotide-diphosphate reductase subunit beta, with product MTRWSTLLLDEASLAEMPDLPVDQVLRHADLVTAGRPKPQTLYERWEKQQWSARAIGLEQDREAFEKEISPAARQALTDQIATFITGEYTGLDLLGPILTGAPEEVDHLYLGTQIADETRHTQLMLRFGEELLGLDPDPKRMLVQAWNMVTPSHRELSTIEADVVRELQQHPSDYRRWLRAVTLFHLITEGVLALVGQRAILNQLHGTKALPGVKAGFTAMCRDESRHVSFGLHALRQGVKEGYGDDIREMLELSAPIALGIDHGDRPEEHTGDPTMTDLSVHSLRRQIHLIGLEREFADHLVTISFREPAADEAAEAAGAAARA from the coding sequence ATGACCCGCTGGAGCACACTGCTGCTCGACGAGGCATCACTCGCCGAGATGCCGGACCTCCCTGTCGACCAGGTGCTGCGGCACGCGGATCTCGTCACCGCCGGACGCCCCAAGCCCCAGACGCTCTACGAACGCTGGGAGAAGCAGCAGTGGTCGGCCCGGGCCATCGGGCTGGAGCAGGACAGGGAGGCCTTCGAGAAGGAGATCTCCCCGGCCGCCCGGCAGGCGCTCACCGACCAGATCGCCACCTTCATCACGGGCGAGTACACCGGGCTGGACCTCCTCGGGCCCATCCTGACCGGCGCCCCCGAGGAGGTGGACCACCTCTACCTCGGCACCCAGATCGCCGACGAGACCCGCCACACCCAGCTGATGCTGCGCTTCGGCGAGGAACTGCTCGGCCTGGACCCCGATCCCAAGCGGATGCTCGTCCAGGCGTGGAACATGGTCACGCCCTCGCACCGCGAGCTGAGCACCATCGAGGCCGACGTCGTACGGGAGCTCCAGCAGCACCCCTCGGACTACCGCCGCTGGCTGCGCGCCGTGACCCTGTTCCACCTCATCACCGAGGGGGTGCTCGCCCTCGTCGGGCAGCGCGCCATCCTCAACCAGCTGCACGGGACGAAGGCGCTCCCCGGAGTCAAGGCCGGCTTCACCGCCATGTGCCGGGACGAGTCACGGCATGTCAGCTTCGGGCTCCACGCGCTCCGCCAGGGGGTGAAGGAGGGCTATGGCGACGACATCCGCGAAATGCTGGAGCTGTCCGCGCCGATCGCCCTCGGCATCGACCACGGCGACCGCCCGGAGGAGCACACCGGCGATCCGACCATGACGGATCTCAGCGTCCACAGCCTGCGCCGCCAGATCCATCTCATCGGCCTGGAGCGGGAGTTCGCCGACCACCTGGTCACCATCTCCTTCCGGGAACCGGCCGCGGACGAGGCCGCCGAGGCCGCCGGCGCCGCCGCGCGCGCCTGA
- a CDS encoding acyl carrier protein, with translation MTREEIVAGLAEILNEVADVEPSEVSEEKSFVEELDVDSLAMVEIIVATEERFGVKLPEEELRELRLVSDVVGRVEKQLV, from the coding sequence ATGACGCGTGAAGAAATCGTCGCCGGTCTCGCCGAGATCCTGAACGAGGTCGCCGACGTCGAGCCCTCGGAGGTCTCCGAGGAGAAGTCCTTCGTGGAGGAGCTGGACGTCGACTCCCTCGCCATGGTGGAGATCATCGTGGCCACCGAGGAGCGGTTCGGCGTCAAGCTGCCCGAGGAGGAGCTGCGCGAACTGCGCCTCGTCTCCGATGTGGTGGGCCGCGTCGAGAAGCAGCTCGTCTGA
- a CDS encoding thiamine pyrophosphate-binding protein, with product MSAAPYTHPTAWDAVADFLEHLGAGTVFGLPGDDMDLLGALEDRPAAAVLCRDQRNALYMATGYALASGRPGVCAVGKGPAVTHALTGLLEARSAAAPLILIAGGTGLDRLGTGAFQELDQLTAVRPFTKWAVRVDRADRLPAALEKAAAVAVNGTPGPVYVEIPEQIAGDPVERYAPWRPAGPQRLAPDGGTLRAAAERIAAAERPLFLVGGGARNRDAGRAIERLAELAGAGIFTTASGRGVVSEDHPLFCGLSGLYTTGPAAALWRETDLVIALGSRLEETATFGWPEARDLPVIQVVAGEEDVVTGRPGLHVLGDVLRAVQGWAGLLAFRPSGADWTARVERARAGQAREAARLAAEAERAAAAAGAPSVAGVLDALRRTVPGDCVLVQENGLQDMWSYHHPHWSCGAHGGSVVPSEQTPLGFGAAAALGVRLALPDRPVVAVTGDGAFNIFRPELPTLADAGAPVLYVVLDNGGYGWLQTNLDRVSGGSSRFAFTRDRPTGTGELAAALGLGYARADRPGELDAALRKAWEHCASGRPAVLEVRVLLTDVPPGMDEGPAGDFPARDA from the coding sequence GTGAGCGCCGCCCCGTACACCCACCCCACCGCCTGGGACGCCGTCGCCGACTTCCTCGAACACCTCGGCGCCGGCACGGTGTTCGGACTGCCGGGCGACGACATGGACCTGCTCGGCGCCCTGGAGGACCGCCCGGCCGCCGCCGTGCTCTGCCGCGACCAGCGCAACGCCCTCTACATGGCCACCGGTTACGCCCTCGCCTCCGGCCGCCCCGGGGTGTGCGCCGTGGGCAAGGGCCCGGCCGTCACCCACGCGCTCACCGGACTGCTGGAGGCCCGCTCCGCCGCCGCCCCGCTGATCCTCATCGCCGGGGGCACCGGCCTGGACCGGCTCGGCACCGGCGCCTTCCAGGAACTCGACCAGCTCACCGCCGTCCGCCCGTTCACCAAGTGGGCGGTCCGCGTGGACCGGGCCGACCGGCTGCCCGCCGCGCTGGAGAAGGCCGCGGCGGTCGCCGTCAACGGCACGCCCGGCCCCGTCTACGTCGAGATCCCCGAGCAGATCGCCGGGGACCCGGTGGAGCGGTACGCGCCGTGGCGCCCGGCCGGACCGCAGCGGCTCGCCCCGGACGGCGGCACGCTCCGCGCCGCCGCCGAGCGCATCGCCGCCGCGGAGCGCCCGCTGTTCCTGGTCGGCGGCGGCGCCCGGAACCGCGACGCCGGCCGCGCCATCGAACGGCTGGCCGAACTGGCGGGCGCGGGCATCTTCACCACCGCCTCCGGGCGTGGTGTCGTCTCCGAGGACCATCCGCTGTTCTGCGGGCTGTCCGGCCTCTACACCACCGGGCCCGCCGCCGCGCTGTGGCGCGAGACGGATCTCGTGATCGCCCTCGGCAGCAGGCTGGAGGAGACCGCCACCTTCGGCTGGCCGGAGGCCCGGGACCTGCCGGTGATCCAGGTCGTGGCCGGTGAGGAGGACGTGGTCACCGGCCGCCCCGGGCTCCATGTGCTGGGCGATGTGCTCCGCGCCGTCCAGGGCTGGGCCGGGCTGCTCGCCTTCCGGCCGTCCGGCGCGGACTGGACCGCACGGGTGGAGCGGGCCCGCGCCGGCCAGGCCCGCGAAGCCGCCCGGCTGGCCGCCGAGGCGGAGCGGGCCGCCGCGGCCGCCGGAGCCCCGTCGGTCGCCGGGGTGCTGGACGCGCTCCGCCGGACCGTGCCCGGGGACTGCGTGCTGGTGCAGGAGAACGGCCTGCAGGACATGTGGTCGTACCACCATCCGCACTGGTCCTGCGGCGCGCACGGCGGTTCGGTGGTGCCCAGCGAGCAGACCCCCCTGGGCTTCGGCGCCGCCGCGGCCCTCGGTGTGCGCCTCGCGCTGCCGGACCGGCCGGTGGTGGCCGTCACGGGCGACGGGGCCTTCAACATCTTCCGCCCCGAGCTGCCCACCCTGGCCGACGCCGGGGCGCCCGTCCTCTACGTCGTCCTGGACAACGGGGGCTACGGCTGGCTCCAGACCAACCTCGACCGGGTGTCCGGCGGCTCCTCCCGCTTCGCCTTCACCCGGGACCGCCCCACCGGCACCGGGGAACTCGCCGCGGCCCTCGGCCTCGGCTACGCGCGGGCCGACCGGCCCGGAGAGCTCGACGCCGCCCTGCGGAAGGCGTGGGAGCACTGCGCCTCCGGCCGCCCGGCGGTCCTGGAGGTACGGGTGCTGCTCACCGACGTACCGCCCGGGATGGACGAGGGGCCCGCGGGCGACTTCCCCGCCCGGGACGCCTGA
- a CDS encoding aldehyde dehydrogenase family protein → MTSAPVQPAGDTLTWSVPYGGRADALRRVRDFLAREPGGVLDLLCEISTHRAAGYELEAAVATLDGALAEVERYRPGHVRSVAVFMPSNVLLYSYVLYLLVPSLYSGSVVFRPSSQVRDQVVRLHRMLAAHHRLPVELVTASQRAFVRDHARPASVVVFTGAYRNAERIREQLSTGQLFLHLGAGVNPFVVAPGADVERAAADAVEVRMLNAGQDCLGPDLFCVHEELLPGFLDELITRLKGLRYGPYHDPATDYGPIFYEGALEEAALFLARNRKDIVHGGAVDFRSRRFDPVVVHGEAVTPRTHVPEFFAPVFNVAGYRDESALAATLTTGSFTERALGASVYGTAPALVEALRRRTTVTTDTTLLSVDDGNAPFGGYGRQANYISDGENVHAEPVLISKAVADHLPADAR, encoded by the coding sequence ATGACCTCGGCTCCCGTCCAGCCCGCCGGCGACACCTTGACCTGGAGTGTCCCGTACGGCGGGCGTGCGGACGCCCTGCGCAGGGTCCGGGACTTCCTGGCGCGGGAGCCCGGCGGCGTACTGGACCTGCTCTGCGAGATCTCCACCCACCGGGCCGCCGGATACGAGCTGGAGGCCGCCGTCGCCACCCTCGACGGCGCCCTGGCCGAGGTGGAGCGCTACCGGCCCGGCCACGTCCGGAGCGTGGCGGTCTTCATGCCGTCCAATGTGCTCCTCTACTCGTACGTGCTCTACCTCCTGGTGCCCTCGCTCTACTCCGGCAGCGTCGTCTTCCGGCCGTCGAGCCAGGTGCGCGACCAGGTCGTCCGGCTGCACCGGATGCTGGCCGCGCACCACCGGCTGCCCGTCGAACTCGTCACCGCCAGCCAGCGCGCCTTCGTCCGCGACCACGCCCGCCCGGCGAGCGTGGTCGTCTTCACCGGCGCCTACCGCAACGCCGAGCGGATCCGCGAACAGCTCTCCACCGGCCAGCTGTTCCTGCACCTCGGCGCCGGGGTCAACCCCTTCGTCGTGGCCCCCGGCGCGGACGTGGAACGCGCCGCCGCCGACGCCGTCGAGGTCCGGATGCTCAACGCCGGGCAGGACTGCCTCGGCCCGGACCTCTTCTGCGTCCACGAGGAACTGCTCCCCGGCTTCCTCGACGAGCTGATCACCCGGCTCAAGGGGCTGCGCTACGGGCCGTACCACGACCCGGCCACCGACTACGGCCCGATCTTCTACGAAGGGGCCCTGGAGGAGGCCGCGCTCTTCCTCGCCCGCAACCGCAAGGACATCGTGCACGGCGGCGCCGTGGACTTCCGCAGCCGCCGCTTCGACCCGGTGGTGGTGCACGGCGAGGCCGTGACCCCGCGGACCCACGTCCCCGAGTTCTTCGCCCCCGTCTTCAACGTGGCCGGCTACCGCGACGAGTCCGCGCTCGCCGCCACCCTCACCACCGGCAGCTTCACCGAACGGGCCCTCGGTGCCAGCGTCTACGGCACCGCGCCCGCCCTGGTGGAGGCGCTGCGCCGGCGCACCACGGTGACCACCGACACCACCCTCCTCTCCGTCGACGACGGCAACGCGCCCTTCGGCGGCTACGGCCGGCAGGCCAACTACATCAGCGACGGGGAGAACGTCCACGCCGAGCCGGTGCTCATCTCCAAGGCCGTCGCCGACCACCTCCCGGCGGACGCCCGGTGA
- a CDS encoding MFS transporter produces MSHGDDAPRRRAGLTALLTAVAIASVGEAMMIVAVPWFVLQTTGSVARTGIVVAVASVGAGAAGFAAGPLIDRWGFKPTTVVSYLFGGTAAAGIPLLHTLGRLDFVTLVALVLFASLLDIPGVTAVTGLVPALAGAARMPLERANGLLTAVRQVSQLCGPALGGLGVALLGTASVLLINAGVCALAALVITAGVSAPDRSAAPAPERPAGGYTAELRAGLRTLRQHRLLRTLTASSTAFNGLDSGLAGVVLVTYAYQHLGSAGSLGVLLTAFGIGTAAGSLAFAVVGHRLGRRRTFLAAGFAAGLLIAGLAALPPLPLGAALLAVLGAVAAPVAPLRTGALQRGIPEGQYGRVVAAIDTVALSAVPLGATAAVALVGGVGLSHTVLVISGAYLLVVAGCWAAPGLREM; encoded by the coding sequence GTGTCCCACGGAGACGACGCGCCGCGACGACGGGCGGGGCTGACCGCCCTGCTGACCGCGGTGGCGATCGCCTCCGTGGGCGAGGCCATGATGATCGTGGCGGTCCCGTGGTTCGTCCTGCAGACCACCGGGAGCGTCGCGCGGACCGGAATCGTCGTCGCCGTGGCCTCGGTCGGCGCCGGTGCGGCCGGTTTCGCGGCGGGCCCGCTCATCGACCGGTGGGGTTTCAAGCCCACCACCGTCGTGTCCTACCTCTTCGGCGGTACGGCCGCCGCCGGGATACCGCTGCTGCACACGCTCGGGCGGCTCGACTTCGTCACGCTGGTGGCGCTGGTGCTGTTCGCGAGCCTGCTGGACATCCCCGGCGTCACGGCCGTGACCGGGCTGGTGCCCGCGCTGGCCGGCGCGGCGCGGATGCCGCTGGAGCGGGCCAACGGGCTGCTCACGGCGGTGCGCCAGGTGAGCCAGCTCTGCGGGCCGGCCCTCGGCGGTCTCGGGGTGGCGCTGCTGGGCACGGCGAGCGTGCTGCTGATCAACGCCGGGGTGTGCGCCCTCGCCGCGCTGGTCATCACCGCCGGAGTGTCCGCCCCCGACCGCTCCGCGGCCCCGGCGCCGGAGCGGCCGGCCGGCGGGTACACGGCCGAACTCCGCGCCGGGCTGCGGACGTTGCGGCAGCACCGGCTGCTGCGCACCCTGACGGCCTCCTCCACCGCCTTCAACGGCCTGGACAGCGGGCTGGCCGGGGTCGTCCTCGTCACCTACGCCTACCAGCACCTGGGCAGCGCCGGCAGTCTCGGCGTGCTGCTGACCGCCTTCGGGATCGGGACGGCCGCCGGGTCGCTGGCCTTCGCGGTGGTGGGGCACCGCCTGGGCCGGCGCAGGACGTTCCTGGCCGCGGGGTTCGCGGCCGGCCTGCTCATCGCCGGGCTGGCCGCGCTGCCCCCGCTCCCGCTCGGCGCCGCCCTGCTGGCCGTGCTGGGCGCGGTCGCGGCTCCCGTCGCGCCGCTGCGGACCGGCGCGCTGCAGCGCGGGATACCGGAGGGGCAGTACGGGCGGGTGGTGGCCGCGATCGACACCGTGGCGCTGTCCGCGGTGCCGCTCGGGGCGACCGCGGCCGTCGCGCTGGTGGGCGGCGTCGGGTTGTCGCATACCGTCCTGGTGATCTCCGGCGCCTATCTGTTGGTGGTGGCGGGATGCTGGGCGGCGCCGGGCCTGCGGGAGATGTGA